TGCATAAGTAATGAGCTTGCTGTCTGGTCCAATCAGGCAGCGCGGGGGCCGCGCATAATGCGTGCGCGGTATAAGAGGGGCGGCGGGCGAGCCTGCGGCTAGTCTGCCTGAGCGAGCCCGACTGGGGATTGGACTTTATACGTAGCTGGTGCAGTCTCGCCTTTTAAATCCCGCCGCGATCCTTGCGTCCTTCTGCTTTTAAATACACAGAATCATGACCCTCGAGGAATTCAACGGAGTTGAGGAGCAGCAAGTGGAAAGCTCTGAAAGGTACGGGGCGGGTGCATTTACTGCAGACGAGTGCGGAGCTTGGGTACCGAGAGCGGGCGGGCGGGCGGCTGTTGCCTGGATCCCGGCGACTCGAGTGCTCGGTGTCGGTTAGTGCGCGAGGGGTGGGAGTGCGGCTCTGGCTCCGTTTGAAAAGTCGGCAGCAGCTGAAGAACGCGGCGGCCGAAACTGCTCGTCTCTCAGCGGGAGGCGAGCCCGGGACTGCGGCGGGAGAGGGTGGCCGCAGCCGGCTGCTCCCTCTCTCCCGGGGCTGGTACCTGGAGCGAGTTTATTCGGTGGTTTAACGCATGTTTCTACCCCTCTTCTGATTTTTAGGATGCAAGCTGCTGGCAAAGCCCTGGAGGAGTTGCTGAGCTCAGCACAACGGCAGCATTGCTTGACGGTTGGAGTCTACGAATCTGCAAAAGTCATGAATGTGTAAGTTCTTGCTACCTCTTCCAAATGCACCGTGCCCCAGCCCAGCAAATGCAGTCATATTCATCGTGCTTGGGGAGCGATTTGGTGGGTAACCGTGACTGTTTTTGTTTGCAGTGACCCGGATAGCGTAGTGCTTTGCCTCCTTGCCAGCGACGAACAGGATGAAGGTGACATCGCTCTGCAAATCCACTTCACTTTAATTCAGGCATTTTGCTGCGATAATGACATCAACATAGTGAGAGTGAATGATATTCAGAGGCTGGTCGAGATCGTTGGTAGCGGTGCTGACAATGAGGAGCCTAGAGACATGCACTGCATTCTCGTCACTGTAAGTGCCTTTTGCATAATTTTAGTGTTAACCCTCGAACTGTTTGATAATTGAACTATATCTTTGGTGTCTGACCCCATTTAACATTACTTTTTATTGTATTCAGAATCCAAGCCAAGACTCCTGGAAAGATCCAGCTTTAGAAAAACTTGGTGTCTTCTGTGAAGAGAGTCGTTACACCAATCAATGGGTCCCCAACATCTCCTTTCCTGAACGTTGAAAGTTGTTGCAAAGACTTTGGTTGCTAGAAATGTGTTTTGAAGTCTCTAAGGGAAAAATGGTGATTTGGTGGGTCTACAGAATAGACTGGTGAACTGACCAGTCTCGTCGATGTGATGACCAGTACGCTGTGGTGATGAAAGCAGAGGTAGTGATGAGGACTGGTGATTGCAAATGGTTGGTAAAAACGGACTGTGGAGCACAACAGCTGGGACCTGGAGCAGTGAAAAGGAGATGGAAGTATATTGTGCATCTCTGCATATGCTGCAGAGCTGTTTATGCAACTTGAAGGATGAATGTTTGCATCGGGTTAGAGTGTAGGACTGTCTGATGCTAAGTACACTTGTGAAATAGTTAATGTTGACTGCCACAATGGACTTCCAAGGTCTCATTTGCAGTTGAACTTTGATGCAATCTTTAAGTATACTTTGTTTCATGTAAAGTAACAAATTAAATACTTAAAAGTACATGAGTGTTCAGTCTGTTTTTCCTAATAGAATTGTGGTTACAGTGCAAAAAAAATCAGTTGTGCTGCTTACCCATAAAATTGGATCAAATTGTCACCCACCTGCATTAACAACATGGGTTATAACTCTTAATTAAGTAGCAAGGTACTACCTGGTTGCAACTTCTATAACAAGTA
The genomic region above belongs to Mobula birostris isolate sMobBir1 chromosome 17, sMobBir1.hap1, whole genome shotgun sequence and contains:
- the LOC140211414 gene encoding growth arrest and DNA damage-inducible protein GADD45 gamma-like, which translates into the protein MTLEEFNGVEEQQVESSERMQAAGKALEELLSSAQRQHCLTVGVYESAKVMNVDPDSVVLCLLASDEQDEGDIALQIHFTLIQAFCCDNDINIVRVNDIQRLVEIVGSGADNEEPRDMHCILVTNPSQDSWKDPALEKLGVFCEESRYTNQWVPNISFPER